A region from the Vulpes lagopus strain Blue_001 chromosome 5, ASM1834538v1, whole genome shotgun sequence genome encodes:
- the CD8B gene encoding T-cell surface glycoprotein CD8 beta chain, translating to MTRPRQEAIVQLLGAGRRCHLLTGKQEIPAGSLETHPRPLKYREDEAETLPASHQTPSPTQLGPSFPSPHPHPPTTTNPPQRPRPVPLPTHRQPGLSEPSPAGTWRPRPAEMHPGLWLLLAAQLTALRGSSVLQQVPVSIMVQTNQMVTMSCEVRTSPTSTRVYWLRQRQAPSPDSHHEFLAFWDPTKGIVYDQMAEQEKLTVFPGTTRSILNLTRLNPADSGVYFCMTIGNPQLTFGKGTRLTVVDVLPTTAQPTRKTTPKKRVCRFPSQVTQKAPSCGLLTLSLLVAGVLVLLVSLGVAIHLHRLRRRARLRLLQQFYK from the exons ATGACCCGCCCAAGGCAGGAGGCGATCGTGCAATTGCTTGGCGCAGGACGGCGGTGTCACCTCCTCACTGGAAAGCAAGAGATCCCAGCGGGCTCTTTGGAAACGCACCCAAGACCTCTGAAATACCGGGAGGATGAAGCGGAGACCTTGCCAGCCTCACACCAGACTCCCTCCCCTACCCAGCTGGGTCCGTCCTTCCcgtccccccatccccaccccccaaccacaACCAACCCACCCcagcggccccgccccgtcccgctCCCCACCCACCGCCAGCCAGGACTGTCTGAGCCGAGTCCCGCCGGGACCTGGCGTCCCAGGCCTGCCGAGATGCACCCGGGGCTCTGGCTCCTCCTGGCTGCGCAGCTCACAG CTCTCCGTGGCAGCTCAGTACTCCAGCAGGTCCCTGTGTCCATAATGGTTCAGACCAACCAAATGGTGACAATGTCCTGTGAAGTCAGAACCTCCCCCACCAGCACTCGTGTCTACTGGCTGAGACAACGCCAGGCCCCCAGCCCGGACAGCCACCACGAGTTTCTGGCCTTCTGGGATCCCACAAAAGGGATTGTGTATGACCAAATGGCGGAGCAAGAGAAGCTAACTGTGTTTCCGGGAACAACTCGGTCCATTCTCAATCTCACAAGACTGAATCCTGCAGACAGTGGCGTCTACTTCTGCATGACCATTGGGAACCCCCAGCTGACTTTCGGGAAGGGAACTCGGCTGACTGTGG TTGATGTCCTTCCCACCACAGCCCAGCCCACCAGGAAGACCACCCCCAAGAAGAGAGTGTGCCGGTTCCCCAGCCAAGTGACCCAAAAGG CCCCATCCTGTGGCCTCCTCACCCTCAGCCTCCTGGTGGCGGGAGTCCTGGTTCTACTGGTGTCCTTGGGTGTGGCCATCCACCTACACC gCCTGCGGAGGAGAGCCCGGCTTCGCCTCCTACAACA gttttataaatga